A window of the Brassica napus cultivar Da-Ae chromosome A2, Da-Ae, whole genome shotgun sequence genome harbors these coding sequences:
- the LOC125580346 gene encoding uncharacterized protein LOC125580346, whose amino-acid sequence MESFWQLGDELRGQTQSRASEDHKWSTVATKLAEQTRMKGERFNNLDLSKAGGYSDKFSFQDNNNNMLNLGGKYGKASMQSNVYNMKVNKYNGNVVANKELSNNSNDNNAVDKRFKTLPASETLPRNEVLGRYIFVCNNDTMEEDLKRHLFGLPPRYRDSVRAITPGLPLFLYNYTTHQLHGIFEATTFGGTNIDATAWEDKKCKGESRFPAQVRIRVRKICKALEEDSFRPVLHHYDGPKFRLELSVPEIHHSGERERERERDSVPISLTRFLLRCLIITSGGFRENEELKDFLAMESFWQLGDELRGQTQSRASEDHKWSTVATKLAEQTRMKGERFNNLDLSKAGGYSDKFSFQDNNNMLNLGGKYGKASMQSNVYNMKVNKYNGNVVANKELSNNSNDNNAVDKRFKTLPASETLPRNEVLGGYIFVCNNDTMEEDLKRHLFGLPPRYRDSVRAITPGLPLFLYNYTTHQLHGIFEATTFGGTNIDAMAWEDKKCKGESRFPAQVRIRVRKICKALEEDSFRPVLHHYDGPKFRLELSVPETLDLLDLCEQAGSP is encoded by the exons ATGGAGAGCTTCTGGCAACTGGGTGATGAGCTACGAGGTCAGACTCAGTCAAGAGCATCAGAGGATCACAAATGGTCCACTGTTGCAACCAAGCTCGCTGAGCAGACCCGGATGAAAGGTGAACGGTTCAACAACCTCGATCTCTCCAAAGCTGGTGGTTACTCCGACAAGTTTAGTTTCCAGGACAATAACAACAACATGCTGAACTTGGGTGGTAAATACGGCAAGGCTTCGATGCAGAGCAATGTTTACAACATGAAAGTTAACAAGTACAATGGTAATGTTGTTGCTAACAAAGAGCTGAGCAACAACAGCAATGATAATAATGCTGTTGACAAGAGGTTTAAGACTCTGCCTGCTTCGGAGACGCTTCCGAGGAATGAAGTTCTTGGAAGGTACATCTTTGTTTGCAACAACGATACCATGGAGGAGGATTTGAAACGCCACCTGTTTG GTTTGCCTCCAAGATACAGGGACTCTGTGAGGGCAATAACACCTGGGTTGCCTCTGTTTCTTTACAATTACACCACTCACCAGCTCCACGGTATCTTTGAG GCAACAACTTTTGGAGGTACTAATATTGATGCCACGGCTTGGGAAGACAAAAAGTGCAAAGGAGAATCAAGGTTTCCGGCTCAG GTAAGGATCAGAGTGAGGAAAATCTGCAAAGCCTTGGAAGAGGATTCCTTCAGGCCTGTTCTTCACCACTACGATGGTCCTAAATTCCGCCTTGAGCTCTCTGTTCCTGAG ATCCACCactcaggagagagagagagagagagagagagagactcagtaCCAATTTCTCTGACGCGCTTCCTTCTCCGGTGTCTCATCATCACGTCCGGCGGATTCCGAGAAAACGAAGAGCTAAAGG ATTTTTTAGCTATGGAGAGCTTCTGGCAACTGGGTGATGAGCTACGAGGTCAGACTCAGTCAAGAGCATCAGAGGATCACAAATGGTCCACTGTTGCAACCAAGCTCGCTGAGCAGACCCGGATGAAAGGTGAACGGTTCAACAACCTCGATCTCTCCAAAGCTGGTGGTTACTCCGACAAGTTTAGTTTCCAGGACAACAACAACATGCTGAACTTGGGTGGTAAATACGGCAAGGCTTCGATGCAGAGCAATGTTTACAACATGAAAGTTAACAAGTACAATGGTAATGTTGTTGCTAACAAAGAGCTGAGCAACAACAGCAATGATAATAATGCTGTTGACAAGAGGTTTAAGACTCTGCCTGCTTCGGAGACGCTTCCGAGGAATGAAGTTCTTGGAGGGTACATCTTTGTTTGCAACAACGATACCATGGAGGAGGATTTGAAACGTCACCTGTTTG GTTTGCCTCCAAGATACAGGGACTCTGTGAGGGCAATAACACCTGGGTTGCCTCTGTTTCTTTACAATTACACCACTCACCAGCTCCACGGTATCTTTGAG GCAACAACTTTTGGAGGTACTAATATTGATGCCATGGCTTGGGAAGACAAAAAGTGCAAAGGAGAATCAAGGTTTCCGGCTCAG GTAAGGATCAGAGTGAGGAAAATCTGCAAAGCCTTGGAAGAGGATTCCTTCAGGCCTGTTCTTCACCACTACGATGGTCCTAAATTCCGCCTTGAGCTCTCTGTTCCTGAG